From the Candidatus Bathyarchaeota archaeon genome, one window contains:
- a CDS encoding PQQ-binding-like beta-propeller repeat protein — MTQKLVDNMLKAVGNKTFTTATLTLLLAFSMFIAAAPTANAHDPPWEIPTYAYITAAPNPIGVDQTVTLVYWIDKIPPTAAGVAGDRWVDLTIDVTLPDGTTETIDSLISDPVGGGYAFYTPRQVGVYTFVFNFPEQVADLEHPTSGLAGSPSDYVNDTYLASSASTTLNVQSETITTIPDTPLPNTYWTRPIEGQNTNWYAISSNFLSGSAITNKYQPDGVAPNSPHVMWTRPISFGGVVGGDSTGTSGVTYYDGTNYEGKFNDPIIIYGRLYYSLPESDASTGDGYICVDLQTGEELWRSTEMTTSPSFAQLYDYESMNQHGVIPNGYLWTTDENPWAAMFGLPAGPTTWQAFDPLDGTWLFNLTNIPAGTEIRGPNGEILRYVLNLQNNWLALWNNTAATGLTAATNPEDTTSSEANQWRPVGKNVNASNAYTWNVTIPQLPGGSIIAAVYDDILIGSTPLASFLSFGTPDPVTVWAISLKQENLGELLWMEDISAPDGNVTRSVGPFDADARVFTFFDKETISWSGYSMDTGKKLWGSTPSENPWNFYSGGGGALTTTSVAYGKLYSTGYSGVVYCYDISTGNRLWNYTAIAGLDTPYGGYPLGIAGVADDKVYLATNEHSSGAPYWRGAEMRCINATTGNEIWTMYGHGCSSYGDYGYAIADGYLVYLNLYDMQIYCIGKGPSKVTVDAPLTVVSEGDSIMVRGTVTDQSAGAKDLVENGLFNVVPAISDADAGSWMEYLYMQKQLPTDATGVQVRLTAVDPNNNMQDIGVVTTDTSGLFKKMWQPPVPGEYTITACFDGSDSYWASSATTAVGVSQAPAASIAPTSSPDSTPPTTPTPPASASPSPSTAPPPTSETPTTTYIAVGIAVIIIVAVAAALVLRRRQ; from the coding sequence ATGACTCAAAAATTAGTTGATAATATGCTCAAAGCTGTGGGAAACAAAACGTTTACAACGGCTACGTTGACGTTGCTCTTGGCTTTTTCTATGTTCATCGCAGCCGCGCCTACAGCCAACGCGCATGACCCTCCTTGGGAAATCCCAACATACGCGTACATAACTGCTGCACCCAACCCCATCGGTGTAGACCAAACTGTGACTTTAGTCTACTGGATTGATAAAATCCCTCCAACAGCTGCAGGTGTTGCTGGTGACCGCTGGGTAGACCTAACCATTGACGTTACTTTGCCCGATGGAACCACTGAAACAATTGATTCCTTGATTTCTGACCCCGTCGGCGGAGGCTACGCCTTCTATACCCCGCGTCAGGTCGGAGTTTACACTTTTGTTTTCAACTTCCCTGAGCAAGTAGCAGATTTGGAGCATCCTACCTCTGGGTTAGCTGGCAGTCCAAGCGACTACGTCAATGACACCTACCTAGCCAGCAGTGCAAGCACAACTTTGAACGTGCAGTCAGAAACAATCACCACCATACCCGACACCCCCCTACCCAACACCTACTGGACACGACCCATAGAAGGACAAAACACCAACTGGTACGCCATATCCTCCAACTTCCTCTCGGGAAGCGCCATAACTAACAAGTACCAACCCGACGGCGTAGCCCCCAACAGCCCCCACGTCATGTGGACAAGACCCATATCCTTTGGAGGCGTTGTCGGAGGCGACAGCACAGGAACCTCTGGCGTAACCTATTATGACGGAACAAACTATGAAGGCAAATTCAACGACCCCATCATCATCTACGGCAGACTATACTACAGCTTGCCTGAAAGCGATGCTTCAACTGGAGACGGTTACATCTGTGTAGACCTGCAAACAGGCGAAGAACTCTGGCGCAGCACCGAAATGACAACGTCCCCCTCGTTTGCCCAACTCTACGACTACGAATCAATGAACCAACACGGAGTCATACCCAACGGTTACCTGTGGACTACCGACGAGAACCCATGGGCTGCCATGTTTGGTCTCCCAGCAGGTCCAACAACATGGCAAGCATTTGACCCCCTTGACGGAACCTGGCTCTTTAACCTAACAAACATCCCCGCAGGCACCGAAATCCGCGGACCCAACGGCGAAATCCTACGCTACGTACTAAACCTGCAAAACAACTGGCTGGCTCTATGGAACAACACCGCAGCAACTGGCTTAACCGCCGCAACTAACCCCGAAGACACCACCAGCAGCGAAGCAAACCAGTGGCGCCCCGTCGGCAAAAACGTCAACGCAAGCAACGCATACACCTGGAACGTCACAATACCCCAACTGCCCGGAGGCTCCATAATCGCCGCAGTCTACGATGATATACTAATCGGCAGCACCCCCTTAGCGTCGTTCCTTAGCTTTGGAACCCCCGACCCCGTAACAGTGTGGGCAATAAGCCTAAAACAAGAAAACCTAGGTGAGCTGCTGTGGATGGAAGACATATCCGCTCCCGACGGCAACGTAACCCGCTCTGTAGGACCCTTCGATGCAGATGCTCGCGTCTTTACCTTCTTTGACAAAGAAACCATATCCTGGTCAGGCTACAGCATGGACACTGGCAAAAAACTGTGGGGATCCACGCCTTCTGAGAATCCTTGGAACTTCTACTCTGGCGGTGGTGGTGCTTTGACGACAACTTCTGTTGCTTACGGTAAACTGTATTCAACTGGTTATTCGGGCGTAGTCTACTGTTATGATATATCAACTGGCAATCGCTTGTGGAACTACACCGCAATTGCAGGCTTAGACACCCCCTACGGTGGCTATCCCCTTGGCATAGCTGGCGTTGCCGACGACAAAGTCTACTTAGCTACTAACGAGCACTCTTCAGGTGCACCCTACTGGAGAGGAGCCGAAATGCGGTGCATAAACGCTACCACAGGCAACGAAATCTGGACCATGTACGGACACGGATGCTCTTCCTACGGCGACTACGGCTACGCAATAGCAGACGGATACCTGGTGTACCTTAACCTCTACGACATGCAAATCTACTGCATCGGCAAAGGCCCAAGCAAAGTCACTGTAGACGCCCCCTTAACGGTCGTATCTGAAGGCGACAGCATAATGGTACGTGGCACCGTTACAGACCAATCAGCAGGAGCCAAAGACCTCGTAGAAAACGGCTTATTCAATGTTGTACCCGCAATTTCTGACGCCGACGCTGGTTCATGGATGGAGTACCTGTACATGCAAAAGCAGCTTCCCACCGACGCCACAGGAGTTCAAGTTCGTTTGACCGCTGTTGACCCCAACAACAACATGCAAGACATAGGCGTAGTCACCACCGACACAAGCGGCTTATTCAAAAAGATGTGGCAGCCCCCTGTACCTGGAGAATACACAATCACTGCGTGCTTTGATGGCTCTGATTCTTACTGGGCATCCTCAGCAACCACGGCAGTTGGCGTAAGCCAAGCCCCCGCAGCATCCATAGCCCCCACATCGTCCCCTGATTCAACACCCCCAACAACACCAACCCCGCCCGCATCTGCCTCACCTTCGCCCTCCACTGCTCCCCCACCAACTAGCGAAACACCAACCACCACGTACATAGCCGTAGGCATAGCCGTTATCATAATTGTCGCTGTTGCAGCCGCCTTAGTTCTTAGAAGACGACAATAA
- a CDS encoding zinc-binding dehydrogenase codes for MKAVVYHGPHKITVDDVLEPKVGNRKVLVKFGAGSICGTDLHLYRGDWKIKRGRIIGHDAWGTREDTGERVLMLPVSYCGKCFYCLRGQPSLCERVLYFGLTKSGFFAERISIREKHLLPLPDTVTDDDAAMMEPVALALHTLELLQPKINEYATIIGQGPIGLLMTQIAKLKGCKVIAIDKQEHRLQLAQKFGADHTINPTQEDPKKRVKEITVRGSDVVVEAAGTQATVEQTPYLVRKAGRVALVGEFEGYLNIGDADEAFFFSTYIAPTEYPTALDLVATKKVDLQSLITHRFKLTNFQKALETANNPQQKPCKILITP; via the coding sequence TTGAAGGCTGTAGTTTATCATGGTCCACACAAAATCACAGTAGACGATGTTTTAGAGCCCAAGGTGGGGAACAGGAAGGTTTTGGTGAAGTTTGGCGCGGGCAGCATCTGCGGCACTGACCTGCACCTGTATCGGGGCGACTGGAAAATTAAGCGTGGACGCATAATCGGGCACGACGCTTGGGGAACCCGCGAGGACACGGGCGAGCGCGTGTTGATGTTGCCTGTATCTTACTGCGGCAAATGCTTCTACTGCCTACGCGGGCAGCCATCGCTTTGTGAACGCGTCTTGTATTTTGGGTTAACCAAAAGCGGATTCTTCGCAGAACGCATCTCCATTCGAGAAAAACACCTGCTCCCCCTGCCCGACACCGTAACCGACGACGACGCCGCCATGATGGAACCCGTCGCGCTTGCACTGCACACCCTTGAGCTGCTGCAACCAAAAATCAACGAGTACGCCACCATAATCGGGCAAGGACCAATAGGTTTGCTTATGACGCAAATTGCCAAACTCAAAGGCTGCAAAGTTATAGCCATAGACAAACAAGAACATCGCCTTCAACTCGCCCAAAAATTCGGCGCCGACCACACCATAAACCCCACACAAGAAGACCCCAAAAAGCGCGTCAAAGAAATCACCGTGCGCGGCTCGGACGTTGTGGTGGAAGCAGCGGGAACCCAAGCAACCGTTGAGCAAACCCCGTATTTGGTGCGCAAAGCAGGACGCGTAGCACTCGTTGGAGAATTCGAAGGCTACCTCAACATTGGTGATGCCGACGAAGCCTTCTTCTTCTCAACCTACATCGCCCCAACCGAATACCCCACTGCCCTTGACCTAGTTGCAACCAAAAAAGTCGACCTGCAAAGCCTAATCACCCACCGATTTAAACTCACAAACTTCCAAAAAGCCCTAGAAACCGCCAACAACCCCCAACAGAAACCTTGCAAAATCCTAATCACCCCCTAA
- a CDS encoding winged helix-turn-helix domain-containing protein, producing the protein MDLDAYSKEKLWELIVETVHANPMYPTNKAYTRDTLLPENPDITATELAERLNMPTAQALVILEELKEK; encoded by the coding sequence ATGGATTTAGATGCGTATTCAAAAGAGAAGCTTTGGGAACTAATTGTTGAGACAGTGCACGCCAACCCCATGTACCCAACAAACAAAGCCTACACACGCGACACGTTGCTTCCAGAAAACCCAGACATAACAGCCACTGAACTTGCAGAACGCCTAAACATGCCCACCGCGCAGGCTCTTGTCATTTTAGAGGAACTAAAAGAAAAATAA
- a CDS encoding substrate-binding domain-containing protein, which produces MNTTRIAAIAVIVIIIAAIGAYAYTQTGQEPAASPSPTPTPEATPTPTPSPVTLTISSTTSLYETGVENDAIKPAFEAAYPWITVNFLGQGTGAAIQTAMRGDADMIMVHSPSQERAFLEDGYGVNRKIIAYNFFVIVGPEGDPAGISGMSPTDALTTIMDLGEQGEATWVSRGDGSGTHSKEKSLWAAAGIDWETIHTETSWYLETGSGMTATLRVAYEEDGYTLTDLATFLTNLNSGNIEMEIAVEASKDLLNVYSVIADNPLNENLTDTNYEASMLFIEWIVSDEAQQIFEDYGTETFGKPLFSPYMPLLNGSNDTLLSWIEDFAFFDGTECPAQYRHNPGNLYNNPAAIATIPANEK; this is translated from the coding sequence ATGAATACAACAAGAATAGCAGCAATAGCAGTTATAGTAATCATAATAGCAGCCATAGGAGCCTACGCGTACACTCAGACAGGTCAAGAACCCGCAGCCTCACCAAGCCCCACCCCAACACCCGAAGCCACTCCAACGCCCACGCCCAGTCCAGTTACGTTGACTATTTCTTCAACAACTAGCCTTTACGAGACAGGAGTAGAAAACGACGCCATCAAACCAGCTTTTGAAGCAGCGTACCCGTGGATAACAGTTAACTTCCTTGGTCAAGGAACGGGCGCAGCTATACAGACAGCCATGAGAGGCGACGCGGACATGATAATGGTGCACTCTCCTTCTCAGGAAAGAGCGTTCTTGGAGGATGGCTATGGCGTGAACCGCAAAATCATAGCGTACAACTTCTTTGTCATTGTAGGACCTGAAGGTGACCCAGCTGGCATATCTGGAATGTCTCCCACAGATGCCTTGACAACCATAATGGACTTAGGTGAACAAGGTGAAGCCACTTGGGTTTCAAGAGGCGACGGCTCAGGCACACACTCTAAAGAAAAGAGCCTATGGGCAGCCGCGGGTATAGACTGGGAAACAATTCACACTGAAACCTCCTGGTACCTAGAGACAGGCTCAGGCATGACCGCCACGCTAAGAGTTGCCTACGAAGAAGACGGCTACACCCTAACGGATTTGGCAACGTTCCTAACCAACCTTAACAGCGGCAACATAGAAATGGAAATTGCAGTTGAAGCCTCCAAAGACCTGCTAAACGTTTACAGCGTAATCGCAGACAACCCGCTCAACGAGAACCTAACCGACACCAACTACGAAGCGTCCATGCTGTTCATCGAATGGATTGTATCTGACGAAGCCCAGCAAATCTTTGAAGACTACGGAACTGAAACCTTTGGCAAGCCACTGTTTAGCCCCTACATGCCATTGCTAAACGGAAGCAACGATACCCTCCTGAGCTGGATAGAAGACTTTGCATTCTTTGACGGAACCGAATGCCCAGCACAGTACCGCCACAACCCAGGCAACCTCTACAATAACCCAGCAGCAATAGCCACAATCCCAGCAAACGAAAAATAA
- a CDS encoding ABC transporter permease: MADFITQAFEEAIRLILSGDPEVLAVVGRSIYVSGGGTLLACIWSIPIAVILGLYTFKGKWLVKGMFNALIGVPTVALGLLLVLLLSRQGPFGVFHLYLTTNGIMIGQAILVTPIIVSFTGSALANADFQLRDLARTLGANGLQTNIALLRETLWPTILAVTAAFNRGFGELGIAFMVGGNLLGITRVLTTSIALESNLGNYPRSLAFAMLLMIIVVSVSLGINLIERLRKERPSWTGWIIKRGTVGG; this comes from the coding sequence ATGGCGGATTTCATCACCCAAGCGTTTGAGGAAGCAATCAGGCTTATCTTAAGCGGCGACCCCGAAGTCTTAGCCGTCGTTGGCAGGTCAATTTATGTTTCGGGAGGTGGAACCCTGCTCGCATGCATATGGAGCATCCCCATAGCCGTAATTTTAGGATTGTACACATTCAAAGGAAAATGGCTTGTCAAAGGCATGTTCAACGCCCTCATCGGAGTACCCACCGTGGCGTTAGGTCTGCTACTGGTTCTTTTATTGTCAAGACAAGGACCGTTTGGCGTGTTCCACCTGTATTTAACAACAAACGGCATAATGATTGGACAAGCAATTTTGGTAACGCCTATAATTGTCAGCTTCACAGGCAGCGCTTTAGCCAATGCAGATTTTCAATTAAGAGACCTCGCAAGAACCCTTGGCGCAAACGGGCTGCAAACAAACATCGCCTTGCTGCGCGAAACCTTATGGCCCACGATTTTGGCGGTTACAGCAGCTTTTAACAGAGGCTTTGGAGAGCTGGGAATAGCCTTTATGGTAGGTGGAAATCTATTAGGCATAACCAGAGTACTAACAACATCTATCGCGTTAGAATCCAACTTGGGCAATTATCCGCGGTCGTTGGCTTTTGCCATGTTGCTCATGATTATCGTGGTTTCAGTTTCTTTGGGGATAAACCTCATTGAAAGATTAAGAAAAGAAAGACCGTCTTGGACAGGTTGGATAATCAAACGGGGCACCGTTGGAGGATAA
- a CDS encoding phosphate ABC transporter ATP-binding protein: MSVSLEVENVEKTYGKTKAVDEVSLQVQGGKILVLIGVNGAGKSTLLNILAGLEKPDKGNIHIDYQPITSAKLRQVATLVFQRTAMFNRSVYDNLAYGLKIRGQNDAEIRQKIGEALRGVGLRGFEQRRAKQTSGGEQQRLALARAFLLEPKVLLLDEPTANLDPNSAIIIEKAILKRKNKDHVIIIATHNLSQAKRLADEVVHIHEGKIVERAGPTEFFENPRNEITRKFINGELEF; this comes from the coding sequence TTGAGTGTAAGTCTTGAAGTGGAAAACGTGGAGAAAACTTACGGCAAAACCAAAGCGGTAGATGAGGTTAGTTTACAGGTACAAGGCGGCAAGATACTAGTGCTTATAGGCGTTAACGGCGCAGGCAAAAGCACCCTGCTTAACATTTTAGCGGGCTTAGAAAAACCCGACAAAGGCAACATACACATCGATTACCAACCCATAACATCTGCAAAGCTTAGGCAAGTTGCCACCTTGGTTTTTCAGCGAACCGCCATGTTCAACAGGTCAGTTTATGACAACTTAGCTTATGGCTTAAAGATTCGCGGGCAAAACGACGCGGAAATCAGGCAGAAAATAGGCGAGGCACTGCGTGGTGTGGGACTTAGGGGTTTTGAGCAACGCAGAGCCAAGCAGACCTCTGGAGGCGAGCAGCAACGCCTAGCTTTAGCCAGAGCATTCCTGTTAGAACCCAAAGTTTTGCTTTTAGATGAACCCACAGCAAATCTTGACCCCAACAGCGCAATCATCATCGAAAAAGCAATACTCAAACGCAAAAACAAAGACCACGTAATCATAATTGCAACCCACAATCTAAGTCAAGCAAAACGGTTGGCAGATGAAGTGGTGCATATCCATGAGGGAAAAATCGTGGAAAGGGCAGGCCCAACAGAATTCTTTGAAAACCCGCGAAACGAAATAACGCGCAAGTTCATAAATGGGGAACTGGAATTTTAA
- a CDS encoding LysR family transcriptional regulator, whose amino-acid sequence MLIHNSHKPSAKIWIEYKGEPLLGKGGAKILEAIEHEQSLTKAAKKLGMSYRYVWNYIQKVNEGLGQNVVETYKGGKAGGGGAKLTQTGKDLLGEYKRLEGCLSKFLADTEHVEVKGLKISARNTLKGKVVTVEKGIITGKVKVEIAVPATITSVITKESVEDLDIKEGDEVTVIVKSTEIMIGK is encoded by the coding sequence ATGCTCATTCATAACAGTCATAAGCCCTCAGCTAAGATTTGGATTGAATACAAAGGCGAACCGTTACTGGGCAAAGGCGGAGCCAAAATTCTTGAAGCAATAGAACATGAGCAGTCGCTAACAAAAGCCGCCAAAAAACTGGGCATGTCGTATCGTTACGTTTGGAATTACATACAAAAAGTCAATGAGGGATTGGGGCAAAACGTTGTGGAAACCTATAAGGGCGGCAAAGCTGGAGGCGGCGGCGCTAAACTTACCCAGACGGGCAAGGATTTGCTTGGGGAGTACAAACGGTTAGAGGGCTGTTTGAGCAAGTTTTTAGCAGACACCGAACACGTGGAGGTGAAAGGCTTGAAGATAAGTGCAAGAAACACCTTAAAAGGAAAAGTAGTAACCGTGGAAAAAGGCATCATAACCGGCAAAGTCAAAGTTGAAATAGCCGTACCCGCAACCATCACATCAGTTATCACAAAAGAATCCGTGGAAGACCTCGACATCAAAGAAGGCGACGAAGTCACCGTCATCGTGAAATCCACGGAAATCATGATAGGAAAATAA
- a CDS encoding DNA-directed RNA polymerase subunit H: MPKSFPVFDIFEHGLVPRHEILPTKEREKILSQFKVKPYQMPQITSTDPAVKVIGAKPGDILKITRESSTAGEHITYRYVVE; the protein is encoded by the coding sequence CTGCCCAAATCTTTCCCTGTCTTTGACATTTTCGAGCACGGCTTGGTTCCACGCCACGAAATCTTGCCTACCAAAGAAAGAGAGAAAATCCTTAGCCAATTCAAAGTGAAACCCTACCAGATGCCCCAGATAACCTCAACTGACCCCGCCGTCAAAGTCATAGGCGCCAAACCTGGAGACATCCTAAAAATCACGCGTGAAAGCTCAACAGCAGGCGAACACATAACCTACCGCTACGTTGTAGAGTAA
- a CDS encoding anaerobic ribonucleoside-triphosphate reductase activating protein, with product MKFSGLQKISLIDYPSKVASVLFTPGCNLRCGFCHNWRTAVDPKPPFLQEGIALELLEKRKKYVDAVVVTGGEPCMHKELPRFLAKLKERGFSVKLDTNGFYPDVLEECLGYVDYVALDIKACPEKYGSLGAADTTGLMRSIEILKTGKVPYEFRTTMVPDLVTPEDAQCIGELVKDASTYALQQFVAQDTLDKTFQSKRPYPPETIDGFAQIARKYAKNVVLRV from the coding sequence ATGAAGTTTAGCGGATTGCAAAAAATCAGTCTCATAGACTACCCCAGTAAAGTCGCTTCGGTGCTGTTCACTCCTGGCTGCAACCTGCGCTGTGGCTTTTGCCATAACTGGCGCACCGCCGTTGACCCTAAACCCCCTTTTCTACAAGAGGGCATAGCGCTAGAGCTGTTGGAGAAACGTAAAAAATACGTGGACGCTGTGGTGGTTACGGGTGGGGAACCTTGCATGCACAAGGAGTTGCCGCGGTTTTTGGCAAAACTCAAGGAACGCGGTTTTTCCGTAAAGCTGGACACTAACGGGTTTTACCCTGACGTACTCGAAGAATGCCTAGGCTACGTGGATTATGTTGCTCTTGACATCAAAGCGTGCCCCGAAAAATACGGCTCTCTTGGCGCAGCTGACACAACTGGGCTTATGCGTTCTATTGAAATCCTAAAAACAGGCAAAGTTCCCTACGAGTTTCGCACAACTATGGTTCCAGATTTGGTTACGCCTGAAGATGCCCAGTGCATTGGCGAGTTGGTTAAGGATGCTTCGACGTATGCTTTGCAGCAGTTCGTGGCGCAGGATACTTTGGATAAAACGTTCCAGTCTAAGCGTCCTTATCCGCCTGAAACCATCGATGGCTTTGCACAAATCGCCCGTAAATACGCTAAAAACGTCGTGCTGCGCGTTTGA
- a CDS encoding ribonucleoside triphosphate reductase, which produces MKFVRKRDGKLEPFDPERITIAVWKAAKAVGGRDRSQAKKISNQVIASLQNHFGEDGCPTVEEIQDLVEKILIENGHAQTAKAYILYRKQHQDMRELAALLSSADLVDQYLEIEDWRVKENSNMSYSLQGLNNYLSSTVIAKYWISRIYPASIAESHFAGDLHIHDLGVLGPYCVGWDVSDLLMSGFGGVAGKIESKPAKHFRTALGQVVNFFYTLQGEAAGAQAFSNFDTYLAPFIRYDGLNQREVEQCLQEFFFNMNVPTRVGFQTPFTNLTLDLNVPDFMKNEGVLFNGKVTPDTYGDMTKEMEMFNTAFADVMQRGDSKGRVFTFPIPTYNITKDFDWDSTVSQKIFEVTAKYGVPYFSNFVNSDMRPEDVRSMCCRLRIDNRELRKRGGGFFGANPLTGSIGVVTLNMPRVGYLAKDEDEYFERIERNMDVARASLEIKRKVLEAFTESGLYPYSRRYLRHVKAKYDRYWKNHFSTIGIAGINESVLNLIGQNIGTRDGLEFAVKTITFMREKLLRFQEETGDIYNLEATPAEGTSYRLARADKRRYPNIIVANEHLVQTQHAEPFYTNSSQLPVDFKGDLFDALENQEQLQPLYTGGTVFHIFLGERLPSWKSAAELIKKVSWNSRLPYFTLTPTFSICPNHGYTSGEHKNCPVCASPSEVYSRVVGYLRPVDQWNDGKQAEFDMRTTFDKSKILTTMPMAAQTVVTN; this is translated from the coding sequence ATGAAATTCGTAAGAAAACGTGATGGTAAACTAGAACCCTTTGACCCAGAACGAATAACAATAGCTGTTTGGAAGGCTGCGAAAGCTGTTGGGGGACGCGACCGCAGTCAAGCCAAGAAAATCAGCAACCAAGTAATCGCTTCTTTGCAGAACCATTTTGGCGAGGATGGTTGCCCAACAGTTGAAGAAATTCAAGACTTAGTTGAAAAGATTCTTATCGAAAACGGTCACGCACAGACCGCTAAGGCATACATTCTCTACCGCAAGCAGCATCAAGACATGCGTGAGTTAGCTGCGCTTCTAAGCAGCGCTGACCTAGTCGACCAATACTTGGAAATTGAAGACTGGCGAGTTAAAGAAAACAGCAACATGAGCTACTCGCTACAAGGTCTAAACAATTACCTCTCCTCCACCGTCATAGCCAAATACTGGATAAGCCGCATCTACCCCGCAAGCATCGCCGAATCCCACTTCGCAGGCGACCTACACATCCACGACCTTGGAGTTTTAGGACCCTACTGCGTAGGCTGGGACGTAAGCGATTTGCTCATGTCCGGTTTTGGAGGTGTCGCCGGGAAAATTGAAAGCAAACCCGCCAAGCACTTTCGCACTGCCCTTGGGCAAGTAGTCAACTTTTTCTACACGTTGCAAGGCGAAGCCGCAGGCGCACAAGCTTTTAGCAACTTTGACACGTACCTTGCACCGTTCATACGCTACGACGGCTTAAACCAACGCGAAGTCGAACAGTGCCTGCAAGAATTCTTCTTCAACATGAACGTACCCACACGCGTCGGCTTCCAAACCCCCTTCACCAACCTCACCTTAGACCTCAACGTCCCCGACTTCATGAAAAACGAAGGCGTACTCTTCAACGGCAAAGTCACCCCCGACACTTACGGCGACATGACCAAAGAAATGGAAATGTTCAACACCGCCTTCGCCGATGTGATGCAACGCGGCGACTCCAAAGGCAGAGTCTTCACTTTCCCCATTCCCACCTACAACATCACCAAAGACTTTGACTGGGACTCCACGGTTTCACAGAAAATCTTTGAAGTCACCGCCAAATATGGTGTGCCCTACTTTAGCAACTTTGTTAACAGTGACATGCGCCCTGAAGACGTAAGAAGCATGTGTTGCAGGCTAAGAATTGACAACCGTGAACTACGCAAACGAGGCGGCGGCTTTTTTGGTGCCAATCCTCTTACAGGCAGCATAGGCGTAGTCACGTTGAATATGCCTCGTGTGGGCTATTTGGCTAAAGACGAAGACGAATACTTCGAGCGTATTGAACGCAATATGGATGTTGCTCGCGCAAGCTTGGAGATAAAACGCAAAGTCCTTGAAGCCTTCACTGAAAGCGGATTATACCCCTACAGCCGCCGTTACCTGCGCCACGTCAAAGCCAAATACGACCGCTACTGGAAGAACCATTTCTCAACCATCGGCATAGCAGGCATCAACGAATCCGTCCTCAACCTTATCGGACAAAACATCGGTACCCGCGACGGCTTAGAATTCGCCGTGAAAACCATCACGTTTATGCGCGAAAAACTCTTGCGGTTCCAAGAAGAAACTGGTGATATCTACAACCTTGAAGCTACCCCTGCAGAGGGTACTTCGTACCGGTTGGCACGTGCGGATAAACGTCGTTACCCCAACATTATTGTTGCTAACGAGCATCTAGTGCAAACCCAGCATGCTGAGCCTTTCTACACCAACAGCTCCCAGCTACCCGTAGACTTCAAAGGCGACCTCTTTGACGCGTTGGAAAACCAAGAACAACTCCAGCCCCTCTACACAGGCGGCACTGTATTTCACATATTCCTTGGCGAACGCTTGCCCTCATGGAAATCCGCTGCTGAACTCATCAAAAAAGTCTCATGGAACAGCCGCCTACCCTACTTCACGCTAACCCCCACTTTCAGCATTTGCCCAAACCACGGATACACCAGCGGCGAACACAAAAACTGCCCCGTATGCGCATCCCCAAGCGAAGTCTACAGCCGAGTAGTCGGATACCTACGACCCGTAGACCAATGGAACGACGGCAAACAAGCAGAATTCGACATGCGCACCACCTTCGACAAATCAAAAATCCTGACCACCATGCCAATGGCAGCCCAAACCGTCGTGACCAACTGA
- the nrdR gene encoding transcriptional regulator NrdR has translation MDNHYSTREVKAMKCPYCGSDETKTLETRDSLENTIRRRKKCVACGKRFTTYEYIETVELMVRKKDGKLERFDANKVIRGLQKSCEKRPVTLDQIRELAGHVRQDLMLKGKAEVTSQEIGDSVMKYLKLLDRVAYIRFASVYKRFEEPEDFSRALREVKKE, from the coding sequence GTGGATAACCACTACAGCACGCGCGAAGTTAAAGCCATGAAATGTCCCTACTGCGGTTCTGATGAGACTAAAACCTTGGAAACACGCGATTCCTTGGAAAACACTATACGTCGACGCAAAAAATGTGTAGCCTGCGGCAAACGCTTCACCACCTACGAGTACATAGAAACTGTCGAGCTTATGGTTCGCAAAAAAGACGGCAAACTAGAACGGTTTGACGCAAACAAGGTGATACGTGGGCTTCAGAAATCATGCGAGAAGCGTCCTGTGACTTTGGATCAAATTCGTGAATTAGCTGGCCATGTTCGTCAAGACCTTATGTTGAAGGGCAAAGCTGAAGTGACTTCACAGGAAATCGGGGATTCCGTGATGAAGTACCTAAAACTGCTTGATCGTGTGGCGTATATCAGGTTTGCTTCAGTGTATAAGCGATTTGAAGAACCTGAAGACTTTAGTCGTGCGCTCCGTGAGGTGAAAAAAGAATGA